AACAGCTAATGGAATGTGTTGCTGAACTAATTAAACCAAGTTGTGAGTTCAACTATCATagtatttatttcataatcttGTCCCAAACAGGCAAGTTGAAGATTGTCCTATAAACAAGGCAAGTTGAAGTACAGAACACTACTTTATTGTCACTTTGGGAACAGAATCATACCACTAGACAATGATACAAAACAAGAAAATCTAGTGGTAGCATTTGCAGAATCCTTTTGATGAATGGAACAAATCAAAGCCATTGTTAATCATTGTACTTTATAGAGTGAAAAAACtattctattcttttatttagaCATCAAATGGAACTTACAACTCTAGAACTTggattaagaaaaaaaaatttatctgtATTCATCTGCAGTCATCAGTGAACCCCTTATATCCGAGAAATAGCATCGAAAAATGGGGGCAAAACTGTAATTACAATTTACAAGTGGCAATAACTACAGTTCAGAACTCTACCTAAAGGCAGCCAGCGACAACGATCATACAGTGAGTGGGGGCTTACCTCCTATGACCACTATGTTAATCAACAGAAGCTTTATCAGGTCCTAAAAAGACGGTGGCTCAAGTTGCTTTAGCCGTCGCACTACTTGTTTCATTGTAGGTCTAGTCGAGAGTGAATCGACGGTACACACAACTGCCAAGTGTAGAACTTCGACCAAGTCGTTTTGGGGACCTGCATCCCATAAACCTGCAGTGAAGAACTCTTTGGCTTGGCCTTGTCGTAAGAGCATGCAAGACCATTGAACGATGTTGAAACCATTTCCGTAAGGAGAAAATGAAGGATCTAAAGCTTTCTTATCAGAGAGCAGCTCGAGGAGTACCACCCCGTAACTGTAAACATCAGCTTTATCAGAAACACGGCAAGTCATTGCATATTCCGGAGCAACATACCCGAAAGTTCCAGCAACACCTGTGGTAGCGTGAGTTTCTGAAGTTCCCAAAAGTCTGGCCAAACCGAAATCCGATAAATAAGCATTGTGATCATCGTCTAACAAGATATTGCTTGGTTTGACATCACGATGGAGAATACGTGGTACACATTGATCATGTAGGTAGGCGAGAGCTCGGGCTATGTCTAAAGCAATCTTGTGAAGTACCCTCCATTCCACAGCTCTCGTCGACCTCTCTTGAATAAACTTTTCCAAGTTACCACCCGGCAAATAATTGTATATAAGGAATGTCTCAGTTTCACTGGCATGGTACCCGATTAAAGTGACAAGATTCGGGTGGCGTAACCTCCCGAGAATTTTAATTTCAGCATCAAACTGTTGAAAGCCTTGTAACCGTCCAATAGCAAGCCGCTTTATTGCAACTAAAACTCCAGGAGAGATCTCGGCTTTATAAGTTGACCCGAAACCTCCATTCCCAATACAGTTGCTGGCATTGAAATTCCCTGTGGCTTGCACAACAATGTCAAATGTCAACGGCACCGGGATTTCTGTGAAAATAGTCACTTCTTTTTTGGTGGTGCTGATTTTGGATCTTGAATTCCACTTCCTCGTAAATAggaataaaataacaagagCCAGAAGAACGGAAACAATGGCTGAAGCGGATGTTATCGATGCTATCTCGATTGAACGGAAACCACTATTTCTATTCTTTTGAGTTGCAGGTCCCGGTGGTGATGCAGCATAATTTTGTGAATCACCTGCTCTAGCTTGATCTGAAGATGGCATTAAGGTGTATGAACGGCACGGTTGTAGAAGAGGGTTTCCGAGAAGGCTGCTGCATTTCATCAAATTATTACTCGACGGCAGTGGCCCCGACAAATTATTGAAGGACACGTTGAAAGAAGAGAGCATAGTCACATTCGCCAAACCAGACGGAATTTGCCCGGACAATTTGTTGTTATTGAGCAGAAGAACAGTCAGATTTTTCAAGTTAACCAGGCTTTCAGGAATTTCACCAGAAAGTGAATTTGACAACAGCTCCAACTTTTCTAAAGATCGCAACAGCCCGAACGTGGAAGGAATAGAACCAGTCAGATTGTTACCAGCCAAAGAAAGAAACCGGAGATCCTTCATCTGCCCAAAACTGCTCGGAATCTGACCTTGTAACAGGTTCCAACTCAAATTAAGAGAAACAAGTGAATCTAAGTCTGCCATGCTCGGGGGAATCAGCCCAGTTATTTGATTCATAGAGACATCCAGAAATTTGAGAGATTTGCAAACTTTACTGATGTCCTCCGGAATCGGACCAGACATTCTGTTGTAGCTGACATTAACAAACAGTGCATCCAATCCGTTGCAGTTCTCGAACAAATTCCCAGGAAATGGTCCACTGAGAAAGTTCTCTCCGGCATAAAATGCATAAGAAATATGTTTCTCCAATCTTTGTGGTGAGACCGGCATTGATAAGACACTGCCACTGAAGTTGTTACCAGCAAATTTGTGAAACACAGCAGGACCCCCATCTCTGTCCAAAAAATTGATAGATGTTCCAACCTGAACTTTACTCgccaaaaatgataaatatgcTGATGTTGGGTTGAAGGGTTCAAAAGAATAGGAATCCGATGTAAGAACATCGGGACATCCACTGTTGTCGAATCTCGGGATATTACCTGACAAGGAATTTTCACTGACATCGAAGACACTCATACAAGGAACTGCAAGTTCCTTTTTAAGCTCTCCAGTAAGGCGCTTATTCGAACTCAAGTCAAGATACCGCAGCTTCTTGCAGAGCGTAAGACCGACCGGAATTTCACCGGCAAAGAAATTCTGCGCCAAATTCACCATCTCCAAGTTATCACAAGAACCCCAATCTTTCGGCAAGTTGCCTTCTAACGTTGCTCTTGGAGCCCA
The window above is part of the Gossypium raimondii isolate GPD5lz chromosome 9, ASM2569854v1, whole genome shotgun sequence genome. Proteins encoded here:
- the LOC105798114 gene encoding LRR receptor-like serine/threonine-protein kinase RPK2, whose translation is MASFSAPVIKWQPFFLLFCALNCVVWSDDSSDKAVLLEFKESVSDLSGLLSTWSENSHHCSWSGVTCDKDFKVLSLNITGFGKGPKGNNSLNKTAVSASFSCSNYSLYPFYGFGIRRNCGVSNGSLSGKLLPSIGKLSELKILSLPFHRFHGEIPSEIWGLEKLEVLDLENCLLSGKLPVTVSGLKNLRVLNLGFNNIRGEIPSWLSSLERMEMLNLAGNLVNGTVPAFVGRFRDVYLSFTWLGGSLPADIGEDCRLEHLDLSGNYFVGEIPASLGKCSHLRSLLLYTNMFEEGIPRELGQLQNLEVLDVSRNSLSGPVPVELGNCSALTVLVLSSMFNPYDNLAMVKGDANYVSDDFNFYQGAIPSEITKLSKLRVLWAPRATLEGNLPKDWGSCDNLEMVNLAQNFFAGEIPVGLTLCKKLRYLDLSSNKRLTGELKKELAVPCMSVFDVSENSLSGNIPRFDNSGCPDVLTSDSYSFEPFNPTSAYLSFLASKVQVGTSINFLDRDGGPAVFHKFAGNNFSGSVLSMPVSPQRLEKHISYAFYAGENFLSGPFPGNLFENCNGLDALFVNVSYNRMSGPIPEDISKVCKSLKFLDVSMNQITGLIPPSMADLDSLVSLNLSWNLLQGQIPSSFGQMKDLRFLSLAGNNLTGSIPSTFGLLRSLEKLELLSNSLSGEIPESLVNLKNLTVLLLNNNKLSGQIPSGLANVTMLSSFNVSFNNLSGPLPSSNNLMKCSSLLGNPLLQPCRSYTLMPSSDQARAGDSQNYAASPPGPATQKNRNSGFRSIEIASITSASAIVSVLLALVILFLFTRKWNSRSKISTTKKEVTIFTEIPVPLTFDIVVQATGNFNASNCIGNGGFGSTYKAEISPGVLVAIKRLAIGRLQGFQQFDAEIKILGRLRHPNLVTLIGYHASETETFLIYNYLPGGNLEKFIQERSTRAVEWRVLHKIALDIARALAYLHDQCVPRILHRDVKPSNILLDDDHNAYLSDFGLARLLGTSETHATTGVAGTFGYVAPEYAMTCRVSDKADVYSYGVVLLELLSDKKALDPSFSPYGNGFNIVQWSCMLLRQGQAKEFFTAGLWDAGPQNDLVEVLHLAVVCTVDSLSTRPTMKQVVRRLKQLEPPSF